A portion of the Blastopirellula sediminis genome contains these proteins:
- a CDS encoding 7-cyano-7-deazaguanine synthase — MDIDRYIICGDSLPQLSTECESNTTRLHIYGSDDDCKLNLRIDEIQKRLYKEVPARFRDLLDIATYVFAADQTNPRGARDVESFGSFWRRRFHFFISVRDLEFWRSAETQKVLCETLSFLSDDHYDFIFSEIKHQSSFQTFLNFTDDEVRRNLPERVVMFSGGVDSVGGAVEEVVNQKNPVLLVNHRATQKLDIRYEKLRRLLNTKATNNLPSHVRVTVNKKKSMNREYTQRSRSFLFVTLGATIAEMLGLSHVRFYENGVISLNLPICAHVVGGNATRTTHPRVIHGFQSLLTLVSGKPFCVDNPFHWNTKGEIAKLISRAECADLIADSISCTHTWEISNQHSHCGYCSQCIDRRFAILAAGLENHDPLEQYRMDIFTESRSKSEHINEDKTLFANYLERANQVDLIDGPLQFLKKFPEVARALPYLDESVGARLPRCFDMYKKHSGEVNRVIDKMLAEHGRAIRQRSLPPDSMLRIVYESRLPCTVSAKLGKEDLPENVFRRKGEAWQVRFQGGKEFIVLGHKGVGYIHQLLSRPGEAISAVEIVCGSAAEYCNYLIVARTAIEDGLTSKHNPLLDTLGAISDKQAIDQYRDEAERLLGEIDRARADNNEVLVRELQVEIQAFLSTIHTSVGIGGRLKQSGDKQKNIRDSFRSAVKRVIDNQIKHADSSLAEHLTKYTTFGNHPKYQPLDGISWELSAVVNE; from the coding sequence ATGGACATTGATCGCTACATCATATGTGGCGATTCATTGCCGCAACTCTCGACCGAATGCGAATCTAACACGACTCGTCTTCATATCTATGGCTCCGACGATGATTGCAAGCTCAATCTGCGAATCGATGAAATTCAGAAGCGGCTGTACAAGGAGGTACCGGCTCGATTTCGGGATTTACTCGACATCGCTACGTATGTTTTTGCAGCCGATCAAACTAACCCACGCGGCGCCAGAGACGTCGAGTCGTTTGGCAGCTTCTGGCGTCGACGGTTTCATTTTTTCATTTCAGTACGCGACCTCGAATTTTGGCGATCAGCAGAAACCCAGAAGGTTCTTTGTGAGACGCTCTCGTTCCTGTCCGATGATCATTACGACTTTATCTTCTCGGAAATTAAACACCAGTCTTCATTTCAGACTTTCTTAAACTTCACCGATGACGAAGTTCGTCGGAATTTACCGGAGCGGGTAGTCATGTTTTCTGGGGGCGTGGATTCTGTAGGAGGCGCCGTTGAAGAAGTAGTGAATCAGAAGAATCCAGTCTTACTTGTAAATCATCGCGCGACGCAAAAGCTCGACATCCGCTACGAGAAACTGCGACGATTACTCAACACCAAGGCAACGAATAATCTACCGAGCCACGTTCGTGTCACGGTGAACAAGAAGAAATCGATGAATCGTGAATACACTCAAAGAAGTCGCTCGTTTCTCTTCGTGACTTTGGGGGCAACCATCGCGGAGATGCTGGGGTTATCTCATGTTCGGTTCTACGAGAATGGCGTTATCAGTTTGAATTTGCCGATTTGCGCCCATGTCGTCGGCGGCAATGCGACAAGGACGACCCATCCACGTGTAATCCACGGATTTCAGTCATTACTGACTCTCGTCAGCGGTAAGCCGTTTTGTGTCGATAATCCCTTTCATTGGAACACGAAAGGTGAGATAGCAAAACTGATCTCCAGGGCGGAGTGTGCCGATCTCATCGCGGATTCAATTAGTTGCACTCACACATGGGAGATCTCAAATCAACATTCGCATTGCGGCTATTGCTCACAATGCATTGATCGACGATTTGCAATCCTTGCCGCCGGACTGGAAAACCATGATCCGCTCGAACAATACCGAATGGATATCTTCACCGAAAGTCGCTCCAAGAGCGAACATATTAACGAAGACAAAACGTTGTTCGCCAACTATCTTGAGCGCGCCAATCAGGTGGACCTAATCGATGGTCCGCTGCAATTCCTGAAGAAGTTCCCGGAAGTGGCTAGAGCACTGCCTTACCTAGATGAAAGCGTTGGAGCGCGATTACCGAGATGCTTCGACATGTATAAAAAACATTCAGGGGAGGTGAATCGCGTAATTGACAAAATGCTCGCTGAGCATGGGAGGGCCATTCGTCAACGTAGTTTACCACCAGATTCGATGCTTCGGATTGTGTACGAATCTCGCCTGCCCTGCACCGTTTCCGCGAAGCTTGGAAAAGAAGATCTACCGGAAAACGTGTTCAGGCGGAAAGGCGAGGCATGGCAAGTGCGATTTCAGGGAGGAAAGGAGTTTATTGTCCTTGGGCACAAGGGGGTTGGTTATATTCACCAGTTGCTTTCAAGGCCTGGTGAAGCAATAAGTGCTGTTGAAATTGTGTGCGGATCAGCTGCGGAATACTGCAACTATCTAATCGTCGCAAGAACTGCCATCGAAGATGGACTTACGTCAAAACACAATCCACTTCTTGATACGTTGGGCGCCATCTCGGACAAGCAAGCAATTGATCAATATCGCGACGAAGCAGAGCGACTATTAGGTGAGATCGATCGCGCTCGAGCTGACAACAACGAGGTGCTGGTTCGTGAGCTACAAGTTGAAATACAAGCTTTCCTATCAACCATACATACTTCGGTAGGCATTGGCGGACGACTCAAACAAAGTGGCGACAAACAAAAGAACATTCGCGACAGTTTTCGCAGCGCGGTAAAGCGTGTCATCGATAATCAAATCAAGCATGCTGACAGTTCTCTTGCGGAGCACCTGACAAAATACACCACCTTCGGGAACCACCCCAAGTACCAACCTCTAGACGGAATTTCCTGGGAGCTTAGCGCTGTCGTCAACGAGTAA
- a CDS encoding recombinase family protein: protein MTNRNRKSATAPAIRCAIYTRKSTEEGLEQEFNSLDAQRESGENYIKSQANEGWECLPDRYDDGGFSGGNMERPALKRLLADVEAGKVDCIVVYKVDRLSRSLLDFAKMVETFDRHQISFVSVTQLINTSTSMGRLMLNVLLSFAQFEREIISERTRDKIAAARRRGKWSGGMPVLGYDVDPRGSKQIANEDEAARVKTIFELYLEHQSLIATVQEIDKRGWLNKRWTTRKGHERGGKTFTKTSLHKLLTNVTYAGKIKYKEEVHEGEHVAIIENEMWQRVQSLLARNGRTGGAAVRNKFGALLKGILHCVPCGCAMSPSHSTKNVTKRYRYYVCTSAQKRGWHSCPSKSIPAGEIERFVVGQIKCIGRDSTLLHETITQAQRQGQSRVATLETELKGLDRELMRWNGEIRKVVGQIAPGEENTPATDRLADLQDRIRGAEKREAEIRAQLITLGREIVDQPEIINAMALFDPVWDSLTPREQTRLVQLIVERVDYDGSSGKLSITFHPSGIKTLADKIAGPKTESAA from the coding sequence ATGACCAACCGAAATCGAAAGTCCGCAACCGCCCCCGCCATCCGCTGTGCCATCTACACCCGCAAATCGACCGAAGAGGGGCTGGAGCAGGAGTTCAACTCGCTCGATGCCCAACGCGAGTCGGGAGAGAACTACATCAAATCCCAAGCCAACGAAGGCTGGGAATGCCTGCCCGACCGGTACGACGACGGCGGGTTCTCCGGTGGCAATATGGAACGGCCGGCACTAAAACGCCTACTGGCCGACGTGGAGGCAGGCAAGGTTGACTGCATTGTCGTCTACAAGGTCGATCGCCTCAGTAGGTCACTGCTCGACTTCGCCAAAATGGTCGAGACGTTTGATAGGCATCAGATTTCGTTCGTTAGCGTCACGCAGCTGATCAATACTTCCACATCGATGGGAAGGTTGATGCTCAACGTGCTCTTGTCCTTCGCCCAGTTCGAGCGTGAGATCATCTCCGAACGAACCCGGGACAAAATCGCCGCGGCCCGTCGTCGGGGAAAGTGGTCGGGCGGCATGCCGGTGCTTGGCTATGACGTAGACCCGCGTGGCTCGAAACAGATTGCCAACGAAGACGAAGCCGCTCGCGTAAAGACGATATTTGAACTCTATCTCGAGCATCAATCACTTATCGCCACGGTTCAGGAGATTGATAAGCGAGGATGGCTTAATAAACGATGGACGACTCGCAAGGGGCACGAGCGCGGCGGCAAGACCTTTACCAAGACCAGCTTGCACAAGCTGCTCACCAACGTCACCTACGCCGGCAAAATCAAATACAAGGAAGAGGTCCATGAAGGCGAGCATGTCGCCATCATCGAGAACGAAATGTGGCAGCGGGTGCAGTCCCTCCTGGCTCGCAATGGTCGCACTGGCGGGGCCGCCGTGCGGAACAAATTCGGGGCGTTGCTCAAAGGCATTCTCCACTGCGTACCCTGCGGTTGCGCCATGTCCCCGTCCCACTCAACGAAGAACGTGACAAAGCGCTATCGCTACTACGTTTGCACCTCGGCCCAGAAACGCGGTTGGCACTCTTGTCCTTCCAAGTCAATTCCCGCAGGCGAGATCGAGCGTTTCGTAGTCGGGCAGATCAAGTGCATCGGTCGCGATTCTACGCTCCTTCACGAAACGATCACCCAGGCGCAAAGACAAGGGCAATCACGAGTCGCCACCCTCGAGACTGAACTAAAAGGACTAGATCGCGAGTTGATGCGATGGAACGGAGAGATTCGTAAAGTGGTAGGACAAATTGCTCCGGGTGAAGAGAACACGCCCGCCACCGATCGGCTTGCCGACTTGCAGGATCGGATTCGCGGTGCAGAAAAACGGGAAGCCGAAATTCGCGCACAGCTCATCACGCTTGGCCGCGAGATCGTTGACCAGCCCGAGATCATCAACGCGATGGCCCTTTTCGATCCGGTTTGGGATTCGCTCACACCGCGAGAACAGACTCGCTTAGTTCAACTAATTGTTGAGCGGGTCGACTATGACGGATCTTCGGGGAAGTTGTCGATCACGTTTCACCCCAGTGGAATCAAGACTTTGGCCGATAAAATCGCCGGCCCTAAAACGGAGAGCGCTGCATGA
- a CDS encoding DUF2924 domain-containing protein — protein sequence MNLNVGKEVASLQRMNVRELRGRYAEVFGEETKAGNKPWLIKRIAWRLQSLEEGDLSERARHRAAELANDADVRLSPPKAKPAKPAPASRTRSAALVTKSDDRLPPPGTIINREYKGQTLQVKVLPQGFEFEGEVYKSLSAVAKAITGQHCNGYHFFRLGKEQTQ from the coding sequence ATGAATCTGAACGTCGGAAAAGAGGTCGCTTCGCTGCAGCGGATGAACGTCCGCGAATTGCGAGGGCGCTACGCCGAGGTGTTTGGCGAAGAAACAAAGGCCGGCAACAAGCCGTGGCTCATCAAGCGGATCGCGTGGCGGCTGCAATCGCTGGAGGAAGGCGACCTGTCGGAACGCGCACGCCACCGCGCCGCCGAGTTGGCCAACGATGCCGACGTGCGACTATCGCCTCCCAAAGCCAAACCGGCGAAGCCAGCGCCCGCCTCACGCACGAGGTCCGCGGCGTTGGTGACCAAAAGTGACGATCGCTTGCCGCCACCTGGCACCATCATCAACCGCGAGTACAAGGGACAAACGCTCCAAGTGAAAGTGCTCCCGCAGGGATTCGAGTTCGAGGGCGAGGTCTACAAGTCGCTCAGCGCGGTCGCCAAGGCGATTACGGGCCAGCACTGCAACGGGTACCACTTCTTCCGCCTTGGAAAGGAGCAGACCCAATGA